CCACACGACGAACGCCGGTGCCCACCGAGGCCTCGGACATGATGGAGACCGCGCCGATTTTGCCCACGTGGTCCACGTGGGTTCCCCCGCAGAGCTCACGGCTCCAGCCGTCCTCGCCAATGGAGACCACACGGACCACGTCGCCGTACTTCTCTCCGAACAGGTGCATGGCTCCCAGGGCGATGGCGTCGTCGTACTTCATCTCCTGCGCGGTCACGGCCAGGTTGTCCCGCAGGCGGTCGTTGACACGGGATTCCACCGCATCCATGGCCTGGCGGCTGGGGGCCTGCGACCACTGGAAGTCGAAACGCAGCCTGTTGGGTGCATCCTCGGAACCGCGCTGCGTGGCCTGGGGACCCAGTTCCTCTCGCAGAGCCTTATGGACCATGTGCGTGGCGGTGTGCGAGCGGGCAATGGCCCCGCGCCTGTTCCTGTCAATGGTGGCCGTGGCCGTGGCCTGCAGGGTCAGCGTTCCCTCGGTCAGCCGGCAGCGGTGAATGGTGAGTCCTTTGATGGGCTTTTGCACGTCGTCCACCTCCAGGACGGCCCCATCGTCGGTCAAGATCTCGCCCTGGTCGGCCAACTGGCCACCTGCCTCGGCGTAGAAGGGCGAGCGATCCAGAATCACCTCAACCTGGGCAGGGGCCTTGACAGCCGGAACCGCCCCCTTGCCCTCCTGGATGATGCCCAGAACGGTCGAGCGGCTGGAGAAGTCGGTGTAACCCAGAAAGACCTGAGGCTCGTCCAGGCTCTTGCGCATATCGTCGTAGACGCTCAAATCCACGTTGTGCCGCTTCTTCATGGCATCGGCGCGGGCTCTGGACTTCTGCTCGTTCATGAGCTTTCGGAACTCGTCCTGGTCCACTTTGACGCCCTGTTCGGCAGCCATCTCCAGGGTAAGTTCGATGGGGAACCCGTAAGTGTCATGCAGGGTGAAGGCATCCTTGCCGGAGACCTCGGGTTCGCCCTTCCCACTCTTGGCCTTGTTGACGGCCGTATCCAGAATGGTGGTTCCCTTGTCCAGGGTCCGGCGGAAGGCCAGCTCCTCGCCATAGGCCGATTCGGCCACCTCGGAGAAGGTGTCGTTGAGCTCTGGGTAGCTGGGGGCCATGGCCTCCTTGGAGACCGGGAAGAGCTGGGGCAGAACCTCCTGGTCCACACCCAGCATCTTCATGGAGCGGATGGTCCGGCGCAGCAGACGGCGCAGCACATAGCCACGGCCGACGTTGCTGGGACGGACACCGTCGCTCATGATCATCAAAGCCGAGCGAACATGGTCTGCCACCACACGGAAGCGCACGTCATCCTGGGCGTCATCGCCGTAGTGCCGGCCGGACAGACCCTCGGCCGCCTGGATCACGGGATAGACCTCGTCGGTCTCGTAGATGTTCTGCTTGCCCTGAAGCAGGTAGGCCAGGCGCTCCAATCCGGCGCCGGTGTCGATGTTCTTGTGCTCCAGCTCGCCCACGATGTGCAGGTCGGTCTTGGAGCGGACGTTGTCCACCTCGTAGTTCTCGAAGACCAGATCCCAGATCTCGATGTATCGGTTCTCATCGGCCGAGGGGCCGCCCTCCTTACCATAGGCAGGCCCACGGTCCACATAGATTTCAGAGCAAGGGCCGCCAGGGCCGGGGCCGCCGGTGGTCCAGAAGTTGTCCTCCATGCCCAGGATTTCCATGTGCTCGGGGTCGAAGCCCTCGTTTTTCCATAGGGAGCGAGCCTCGTCATCGTCGGTGTAGGTGGTCACCCAGATCGTATCGGGGTCGAAGCCGTAGCCCCCTTGATCCTGGGGCTTGGTCAGCAGGTCCCAGGCGTAGTGGATGGCCTCCTCCTTGAAGTAGTCTCCAAAGGAGAAGTTGCCCAGCATCTGGAAGAAGGTGCCGTGACGGGTGGTCTTGCCCACCTCGTCGATGTCCAGGGTGCGCACGCACTTCTGGTTGCTTGCCATCCGGCTCTTGGGCGGGGTCTGCTCCCCCAGCAGATAGGGGATGAAGGGGACCATGCCGGCGATGGTGAAGAGCGTGGTGGGATTGGGCGAGATCAGGGAGGCGGAGGGAACCACCAGATGATCCTTGTCCTGGAAATAATCGAGGAAACGCTTGGCGATTTCCGATGTGCGCATGCTGCTTCTGCTCCTTCAGACCCGGTGAACGCCGACGGGATTACGGGTTGTCCAAATGACTCGGTTGTCCGGGGCGCGAACAAGTTGCCCGCACTCCGGACTCATAGCTGAATATGGTGATTTTACACCGGCCAGGCGCATCTGTCCTGGCCTGTCCGCCCCAGGCTCAGCCCTGGAAACGGTCCAGATAGCGGCGGTCCAGCTCGTCCTGCCGCTCCTGCATTGTCTGGGTGAACTGACGCACCAGTCCGGCCAGGGTCCGGGAGGCCACCTGGTCCTGGTCCTCACCCAGTATGAATTCCCTCGCACGCTTGGGGGTATTGGCCCTCACATAGGCCTCGGCCTTGGTCACCAGGACCACGCCTGCTGTGACGCCCAGTCCCAGCCAGAAGATCCGTTTGAACATCAGCGGGTCCTCCCCTCGTTCCCCAGGCCGTCATTGGTCTTTTCCGCTGTGGAGGACTTGGATTTGGCGCTCTCGCGGCCTCCTGAAAGGAATGACGAGATCGTCTTGCGCAGGGCGTAGAAGAAAGCCGCCACTTTGATGACCGGCTTGCCCAGCATCGATCCGTACAGGTCGGTCAGGGCGCCGACGTTGCCTGCCGTGGTTGAGGCCGCTGCGGAGATGCGATTGACGTCAGTCAGGGTCTGATTGAGCTGGGTGACCGTGCTGGTGGACTCGTCCAGGGTGGGCACGACATGGTCACCCGTCTGCTTGATGGTCTGCGCCAGCTGATCGAAGAGCTTCCCCAGACGAATCAGGGGGTAGATCAGAAACCCCGCCAGGATAGCGAAGGCAATGGCCGCTATCAGGCCGGCAATCTGTCCTACGTCCATCTGCTACCTCTCTTCCATTGGTACGATACTGGGGACAACGCTAGCACGCGCCGTCTATCAGGCCAGGCCATGAACGGCCGGTTGAAGTCCGTTCAGCTGTTGAAGGACCGAACCTGCAAGGCCCGCTCGAAGGGGGCCTCCGTATCGAAGTCGAATATGGTGACACTTCCGTTGCTTGGGCGGCTGCTGGTGTCGTAACGCCCGCCGCCGAAGCGGTTGACCAGACTGAGCAGGGTGTTGCCGTGCGAGATCAGCAGGACGCAGTCATCATTCTTCAGCTGCTGGTCGGCGGCAATCATGGCGAATCCGCCGGCAATCCGAATCCAGTACTCGCTGTCGGACTCGGCATCGCCGAAGGGATCGGCCTCCTTGAGGAAGTCCCTGGTGGCGGCCAGACCAAACTGGTCCACAATCTGCTGGTAGGTGCCTGCTCCATGGGGCGCTCCTGCGGCCCACCAGGCCATGGCCATGTCCTGCCCCTCGAAGTAGCCGTAGAACTGCTCTCGAAAGTGGCTGTCGCTGATCGGCTCGGGCTTCTTCCCCGACTGGTTCTGGGCCAGGATCCTGCGGACTGTCTCCTGGGCTCGGGTGGTGTCCGAACAGTAGGCGGCCGCAAAACTCACCTTGCTCAATTTACGACCCGCACGGTCGGCATCCTCCAGCCCCGATGAAGTCAGGGGCGAGTTGGACCAGCCCTGAAGACGGTTGTAGCGATTGAAATAGGTCTGTCCATGGCGGACAGCATACAGATGGAGCAACATGCCCCTATTATCCCACCCACACCCCAGCAAGGGCGGCAGATCCTGGCACGCAAAGGGCCCCGGACGAACCGGGGCCCCAAAGTCGCAGGTGATCAGCGAGCGTAGAACTCGACCACGTACTGGATGTTGATCTGAACCGGAATCTCTTCGGGCTCAGGCTTACGGACCAGGCTGGCCTTCAGGGAGGCCAGGTCCACGTCCAGGTAGCCGGGGACTGCGGGCAGCACATCCCGGTGGACGCCTTCAGCGGCGATCTGGAAAGGCACCATGGTCTGGCTCTTGGGCTTGACCTGAATGGTCTGGCCTGGCTTGACCCTGTAGGAGGGCCGGTCCACGATGTTGCCGTCGACCAGGATGTGGCGGTGGACCACGTACTGACGGGCCTGGGCTGTGGTGCGGGCGATGCCGGCGCGCAGGACCAGGTTGTCCAGGCGGCACTCCAGCTCGCGAAGCATGGCGGCACCGGTCTGGCCGGACTCGTGGGTGCCCCGTTCATAGGCGGCACGCAGCTGCTTCTCGGATACGCCGTACTGGGCGCGCAGCCTCTGCTTCTCGCGCAGACGGACGGCGTAGTCGGACTCGGTGCGACGGCGGCTGCGGCCGTGCTCGCCGGGGCCGTAGGGGCGCTTCTCGAACAGGCGCTGGGCCTTGGGGGTCAGGGCGATGCCCAGAGCGCGGGACAGGCGAACCTGGCGACGCGCACGCTGAATGTTGGTCATTGATGCAATCCTTACTTGCTTCTGTCGTTATCTGAACGAAGACGGCCGGAACCGTCGAGTCAGGCCTCTCCAATGCTTCACCGTGCCAAGCACGAACGACCTTGCGGCCGCCGACCCATTGACGGGCTGAGACTCCAGATAGGCCCGCGCACAAATGCGCAAACCAAGTGTTCATTAAACCATATGTGCCCGACCTGCCAGAGAGAGAGTGTTGTGATATATTCATACCAACGGTCGGTATGATATTTAGTCAAGAATGACAGCCTCACCAACCAATCGACGACGGCTCATCACCATCGACCTGAAAGGAAAACGACCATGGCTCGCAACGCACACCCTGAGCTGACGCAGGAGCGAATCATCAAAGCCGCGACCGAGCTCTTCACCAGCCAAGGTTACGACAAGACCAGCATGCAGGACATCATCGATGCGACCGCAGGCTTGAGCAAGGGAGCCGTCTACCATCACTTCCGGTCCAAGGAAGACCTCTTCGACGCCGTGGCCAATAGGTTGATGAAGACCATGAGCGAGGCGACCGACAAGACTCAAACCCAGACGGAACAGGACACGGCCTTGGAGCAGCTGCAGTCGCTCTTCTCCCCTGAGCGAGCGCGAAAGAGGCTGGAGGCTGCGGATCTGATGTTCAGCAAATTCAACCCAAAGGCCAATCCCAAGATGATCGGAATGGAATTCATCGCCTTGGTGGATGAGCGGGACGACTTTGTCGACCTATTCAACCAGGGCAATCAGGACGGTTCACTGCATGTGGACCATGTCGAACAAACCGCGGAGATCTTCCGCCTGCTGACCAACATGTGGCTGCTGCCCTTCTTTCGCCGGGGCACGCAGACGGAGCTTCGCACCAGAGCCGCTTGCTTTTTCTCGATCATGCGGGGCCTGGGCATCCCCCTGCAGGACCAGGGATTCTCCGACCTACTGGCCTCCTTCGGCACCAATGCCAAGGGCAACAACAAGGAAAAGACTGAAAGCGAAGGCAGCAGATGAACCCGCCTGCTCACGACCAAACCTCAAGCATGGACCACTCTAAGGGCAAGGGGCTGCTGACACTGCCGTTCATTGCTCTTCTGACGACTGAGATTCTCTCCAATCTAGGGCAAACATGCTTGGTCTTCGCCCTTCCGCTTCACCTGCTCAACATCTCAGGATCGGCATCCCTCTATGGCATGGTCTCCGCTCTGGCGGTCCTTCCATCCATACTCCTGACCCCCTGGGCGGAGCCCTGGCCGACCGGCTACACAAGCAGTCCACCATGGCGGTGCTGGACATTCTGTCAGCATTGACCGCCTTCTTGTACATCCTGATAAGCCAGAAGATTGACCCGGTTTTTTTGACCGTGGCCTGCATGATGCTGGTCAATGCCTACAGAGCCTGTTACAGCCCAACGGTGCAGGCGGCCCTTCACTGTCTGGTGGACAGAAAAGACCTGACCCGCGCATCAGCCCTGGTTTCCCAGGCAATCTCCCTAGTAGGAATGATCGGACCAGTAGTGGCCGGCATGGTCATGGGCTTCTTCGGAATCATGCAAGTGGTCGGGGTTGCCGCTTTGGTCTGTCTTCTTTCTGCCGTCTGGATCAGAATCGCCGTCAGGATTCCCGAACCGGCACAGGGTCCCTCCCAAGGCCCAGGAGCACTGGTGCGCCATCTGGCTGCGGACACCAAAGCGGCTGCACAGTTTCTGGTCAGGCATAGCAACCTCAAAGTGGTCATAGGACTCAGCCTGGCGGCCAACCTGATCTTTGCCTCGTACATCAACGTGGCCCTGCCATATATGATCACTCGGACACTGGGTCTGAGCAATGCCATGCAGGGGCTGGCCGAAGGGATACTTGCCTGCGGGAGCCTGCTTGGAGCCATCTTGGTGTCCATCCGCCCTAGCTGGTTCTATCTGCAACGGATACCCTTGCTGCTCTCGGGCAGCGCCCTGGTCCTCCTGCCCATTGCCGCAGGGCTGCTTCTGCATTTGCCTGCTCATGTCCTCTTCGCCCTGGTAACCGGGTGCATGGCTCTGGCTGCGGGAATAGTGCAGACGGTCAACATCACTTCCATGTCCTATGAGCAGATTCATACCCCTGCAATGCTGATAGGCAAAGTAATAGGGCTGACCAACAGTCTATGCATGTGCGCGATTCCGCTGGGACAGGCCGCCTTCGGCCCGCTGATCGACCACTGCCCCATGACCTTGATCATCACTGGTGTTGTCATGGTGACACTGCTGACATGTCTGATTGCCAGACTGGCCATGAAGCCGGATGAATGATCAACGAGGTGAAGGCCTTTTGAATGCCGCGCCGGCGCTTTTTCGCCATTGGCGACCAAGGATCCATCGCTTAGCGACATAGACACAAAAGCGTCTCAATAAGGCTGACAGGCCTTACTTTGCTGAGGGGACTGTCTCGCAAATCCTCCTAGTGAAGGCGTCGCGGCGTTCAGGTGTATCAATCTTCGAATCTATGCAGCCCAGAATGCTGGCCCCGGTGAATTTGATACCGCAGAATTTCAGGATGGAGTACTTCCATCGGGTCACGGTGGAGCCATACATCTTGGAGACGAAGGCCGGCCCATGGCTGCTACTGATAATTTGCGCCGTCTTGCCTCTGAGCAGCCCCTCCGACTTAAGGCTGCTCTCATATCTGTAGGCAAATTGGGGCGTGAGTACCCTATCCAGCCAGCCCTTGAGGATGGCCGGTTCGCCCGCCCACCAAATGGGGAAGACGAAGACCAGATGATCGGCTCGTACAACCATGTTTTGATAACGCTTAGGCGCTGATTCGTCCTCCATGTGCTTGGCATAGCCGTAGCGAAGCACTGGGTCAAAGTCTTCCTGGCCGAGGTCGATCATTTCGACCGTGTGGCCCTTACGCCGGGCAGCTTGTGCATAAGCCTGGGCGTTGGTATGGCTAAAACTACCTCCATAGGGTGATCCTTGAATGACGAGTATGTTCATATCATTTACTTCTTCAGTTGTGCTGCATTTGGTTTGGCTCTATTATCCAAAATTATTTTATATTCGGTAGATTACCGTAAGCAAAACCGTTGACAGAAAGATGATATGAATGCAGAAAAACTACCCGATCATACTGGGGTCGGAGCTGACAGGAGCGACCAGGGTGGCCCGGGTGCGTGTCAGGCGTGAGACCATAAGGCCGACACAGGCATAAGCCAGCGCGAACAGGGCGACCACGGTCAGCGGAAGGCCCCAGGAGGCCAAGCCTGCTGCGCTCGAATCCATGATTGATTGGACTGCAGTGTTGTACCACCAGCCCGGCGTCAGTTTGCCGATGGTCTGCATGACCGGAGGCAGGGGGCCGCCGGAACTTGACCCGGAGGTGAACATAACCACCAGGCCGAAGGTGACCCCGACGGAGTTTATGAGCGAAGAAGAAGGATTAAACTGAGCAAGCATGAATCCAAAGGATGCCGCCGATACAGCGAATACCAGCATGACGAAAAAGCTCAGCAGCACCCTCCCCCAGCCAAGGGAAGCCAAGGACACCCCCGATGCCGCCATGCTGAAGGCAACGAGTGCCACGTAGTATATCCAGGAGAAGCCTGCCAGGATGAGGACTGCCGTGAGCTCCTGTCCATTCAGGCTGCTTGACCGCACTGGAGAGGCAAGCAGGCGTCGATGTCGGTCGGGAGAACTGAAGGCTCCGAAGAGCGTGGCAACGCAGACCGTCAGCGCCGTCATCAAGGGAAAAGCGGCCAGGCCGACTGTCGTAGCGAAGCCTTTCAACAAAGCTCCATGGTTATCAGTCTTGGGGCTGGCATGGATGCCCATATGTGGCTGGTTGCCGGCATAGTGTGCCACTGCATAGGCAGCCGCATCCTTGACCGCCGCAGATGAATGCAGCTCCATCGAACCTTTTTGGCCCAGACCCGTAAGCAAGGCAGTACGAAGAGCATCAAAATAACTGTCCACTTGCAATTGTGCCAGACTGCCGCGGCTGGAATTATAGGAGGCAGCCGTTTCAACTTTAGGAAAACTCGGTGTCTTACCGTCGCTGTGAGCTTGGGCAGCAGTGTCTTCAAGCGCATCAAGGAACCGTTGGCCATATCCGGCTGGGATGATAACGGTCAAATCGCTTTTGCCGGACACATTGGCATCCTGCAGAGCTTGAGGCTCATCTTTGACTGTCACCAATTGGGCTGACTTGCCCAGATAATGCTCCAGACCCTGGCCCATCGCGCAAGCAGCCTGGTTATCGCAGTCCCGGTTGATGACGACTATTTTCGCCTGCGCAGGTTCAAAGCGACCAACCGAG
The window above is part of the Bifidobacterium asteroides DSM 20089 genome. Proteins encoded here:
- the alaS gene encoding alanine--tRNA ligase, with product MRTSEIAKRFLDYFQDKDHLVVPSASLISPNPTTLFTIAGMVPFIPYLLGEQTPPKSRMASNQKCVRTLDIDEVGKTTRHGTFFQMLGNFSFGDYFKEEAIHYAWDLLTKPQDQGGYGFDPDTIWVTTYTDDDEARSLWKNEGFDPEHMEILGMEDNFWTTGGPGPGGPCSEIYVDRGPAYGKEGGPSADENRYIEIWDLVFENYEVDNVRSKTDLHIVGELEHKNIDTGAGLERLAYLLQGKQNIYETDEVYPVIQAAEGLSGRHYGDDAQDDVRFRVVADHVRSALMIMSDGVRPSNVGRGYVLRRLLRRTIRSMKMLGVDQEVLPQLFPVSKEAMAPSYPELNDTFSEVAESAYGEELAFRRTLDKGTTILDTAVNKAKSGKGEPEVSGKDAFTLHDTYGFPIELTLEMAAEQGVKVDQDEFRKLMNEQKSRARADAMKKRHNVDLSVYDDMRKSLDEPQVFLGYTDFSSRSTVLGIIQEGKGAVPAVKAPAQVEVILDRSPFYAEAGGQLADQGEILTDDGAVLEVDDVQKPIKGLTIHRCRLTEGTLTLQATATATIDRNRRGAIARSHTATHMVHKALREELGPQATQRGSEDAPNRLRFDFQWSQAPSRQAMDAVESRVNDRLRDNLAVTAQEMKYDDAIALGAMHLFGEKYGDVVRVVSIGEDGWSRELCGGTHVDHVGKIGAVSIMSEASVGTGVRRVDAVVGQGAYEYNAREHALVSQLSDKLNARPDELESRISALLAKLKESDRRLAATYEQQMAQAVPELANQALHAPGEVKIASRNMGHFGTVDALRKTVTDLRARMGEEYPVVVALAGVSEDEKPVIFVATNQAARDRGLRAGDLVRTASKVLGGGGGGKPDFAQGGGQDASTIDQALKALSAQVQEG
- a CDS encoding NAD(P)H-dependent oxidoreductase — encoded protein: MNILVIQGSPYGGSFSHTNAQAYAQAARRKGHTVEMIDLGQEDFDPVLRYGYAKHMEDESAPKRYQNMVVRADHLVFVFPIWWAGEPAILKGWLDRVLTPQFAYRYESSLKSEGLLRGKTAQIISSSHGPAFVSKMYGSTVTRWKYSILKFCGIKFTGASILGCIDSKIDTPERRDAFTRRICETVPSAK
- a CDS encoding ABC transporter permease, translated to MNTCKTALRVIWAHKFYLLLYLVGMSLIMIVIGSTNMQAAVRANTSSSVGRFEPAQAKIVVINRDCDNQAACAMGQGLEHYLGKSAQLVTVKDEPQALQDANVSGKSDLTVIIPAGYGQRFLDALEDTAAQAHSDGKTPSFPKVETAASYNSSRGSLAQLQVDSYFDALRTALLTGLGQKGSMELHSSAAVKDAAAYAVAHYAGNQPHMGIHASPKTDNHGALLKGFATTVGLAAFPLMTALTVCVATLFGAFSSPDRHRRLLASPVRSSSLNGQELTAVLILAGFSWIYYVALVAFSMAASGVSLASLGWGRVLLSFFVMLVFAVSAASFGFMLAQFNPSSSLINSVGVTFGLVVMFTSGSSSGGPLPPVMQTIGKLTPGWWYNTAVQSIMDSSAAGLASWGLPLTVVALFALAYACVGLMVSRLTRTRATLVAPVSSDPSMIG
- the rpsD gene encoding 30S ribosomal protein S4 is translated as MTNIQRARRQVRLSRALGIALTPKAQRLFEKRPYGPGEHGRSRRRTESDYAVRLREKQRLRAQYGVSEKQLRAAYERGTHESGQTGAAMLRELECRLDNLVLRAGIARTTAQARQYVVHRHILVDGNIVDRPSYRVKPGQTIQVKPKSQTMVPFQIAAEGVHRDVLPAVPGYLDVDLASLKASLVRKPEPEEIPVQINIQYVVEFYAR
- a CDS encoding DUF948 domain-containing protein yields the protein MDVGQIAGLIAAIAFAILAGFLIYPLIRLGKLFDQLAQTIKQTGDHVVPTLDESTSTVTQLNQTLTDVNRISAAASTTAGNVGALTDLYGSMLGKPVIKVAAFFYALRKTISSFLSGGRESAKSKSSTAEKTNDGLGNEGRTR
- a CDS encoding histidine phosphatase family protein produces the protein MLLHLYAVRHGQTYFNRYNRLQGWSNSPLTSSGLEDADRAGRKLSKVSFAAAYCSDTTRAQETVRRILAQNQSGKKPEPISDSHFREQFYGYFEGQDMAMAWWAAGAPHGAGTYQQIVDQFGLAATRDFLKEADPFGDAESDSEYWIRIAGGFAMIAADQQLKNDDCVLLISHGNTLLSLVNRFGGGRYDTSSRPSNGSVTIFDFDTEAPFERALQVRSFNS
- a CDS encoding TetR/AcrR family transcriptional regulator — encoded protein: MARNAHPELTQERIIKAATELFTSQGYDKTSMQDIIDATAGLSKGAVYHHFRSKEDLFDAVANRLMKTMSEATDKTQTQTEQDTALEQLQSLFSPERARKRLEAADLMFSKFNPKANPKMIGMEFIALVDERDDFVDLFNQGNQDGSLHVDHVEQTAEIFRLLTNMWLLPFFRRGTQTELRTRAACFFSIMRGLGIPLQDQGFSDLLASFGTNAKGNNKEKTESEGSR
- a CDS encoding MFS transporter; its protein translation is MLGLRPSASPAQHLRIGIPLWHGLRSGGPSIHTPDPLGGALADRLHKQSTMAVLDILSALTAFLYILISQKIDPVFLTVACMMLVNAYRACYSPTVQAALHCLVDRKDLTRASALVSQAISLVGMIGPVVAGMVMGFFGIMQVVGVAALVCLLSAVWIRIAVRIPEPAQGPSQGPGALVRHLAADTKAAAQFLVRHSNLKVVIGLSLAANLIFASYINVALPYMITRTLGLSNAMQGLAEGILACGSLLGAILVSIRPSWFYLQRIPLLLSGSALVLLPIAAGLLLHLPAHVLFALVTGCMALAAGIVQTVNITSMSYEQIHTPAMLIGKVIGLTNSLCMCAIPLGQAAFGPLIDHCPMTLIITGVVMVTLLTCLIARLAMKPDE